Within the candidate division WOR-3 bacterium genome, the region TCCAAGTCCAGCGCAGACCCAGCACCGAGAAGCGTCGTATCGATCAGCGGATGGCTGATGTCGCCGTCGTCCATGACGGCAAGCCCGTTTATCTCATTAGCCACGAAGGCCCGGTCGCAACCTGCCTTGCCCCAGACGCCATCCTTGTACACCGACAGAGGGCAGCTTCCGACGATTTCTGCATTGAGCGAGTCGCTAATGTCAAGTATCTGGAACCCGTAACCTCCGGCCGTGTACACGTACTGCCCGTCCATGTGGAGCGCATCTCCGCCTGCTCCGCGAAGTGAACTCAGAGGGTACATGCCCGCCGGGTCTGTCACATCCAGTAGATAGAAAAGCACTGAGTCCGGGTCGTACTCCGTGACGCAGCAGATGTTACCACGAGCCACGACGCTGATGATGAATGTGCCCCACGAGCCGACTCGATGCGGGTTCGCCGGATTCGATACGTCGATGGCATACAGCCCCCAGCGGTCGCCGACGAACGCCGTGTTGCCGGCGAGGGATACCGGCCCGCCGGAATCGCGGCAAGCACCCAGCCGCCTCGGGTTGTCTGGGTCGGCCATGCTGTAAATCTTGAAGCTGTCATCGTACCCCATGACGTACAGCAGACTTTCTCTGATGGCGAAGTCGTTTAGAGGAGTCAGAAGTGTGCTCAGCAGGTTCGGACTGCGCGCATCAGAGGTGCTGTACGTCTCCACACCAGCGCCCGTGCCCACGAGCAACAGCGTGTCCGCCAGCCGGACACGGCTTATCAGTCCTGCCGAATTGATGTCGGAGAGCAACTGGAACTCCGCCGAGTCGCTCCTGCTGAAACGCAACAGGCTCACACCAGAACCTCGCCCAAGTACTATCAGCGTTTCGGCCGGGGTCATTCGACAGTCCACGTCATAGCTGGGGCCGAAGCTCCAGCGACCGACTACTCGCAGCCCTTCCGAGTCCGTGGTCGCACACCCCGCGGTTTGGAGACCCCGGTCGCGCAACCACGTGGCCCGGAACCGAGGATTGACTGCCCGTAGCGAGTCCATGACCGCCCGTTCACGCATCAGTGGCTGCCCGGCGACAGCGACCACAGCTAACCCCAACCCCAGTAGAAGGCAAATCGTCCTTTTCACGAGATCATTGTAGTCCGAACCATCCCCACGTCAAACCGCCATCGCCCGCATCCTCGGATGCACGCGTGCCAGCGACTCCTGCACCACGGTCTGCTCTTGGAACGATGGCACTCGGCCCAGCGCTCCTGC harbors:
- a CDS encoding T9SS type A sorting domain-containing protein, translating into MKRTICLLLGLGLAVVAVAGQPLMRERAVMDSLRAVNPRFRATWLRDRGLQTAGCATTDSEGLRVVGRWSFGPSYDVDCRMTPAETLIVLGRGSGVSLLRFSRSDSAEFQLLSDINSAGLISRVRLADTLLLVGTGAGVETYSTSDARSPNLLSTLLTPLNDFAIRESLLYVMGYDDSFKIYSMADPDNPRRLGACRDSGGPVSLAGNTAFVGDRWGLYAIDVSNPANPHRVGSWGTFIISVVARGNICCVTEYDPDSVLFYLLDVTDPAGMYPLSSLRGAGGDALHMDGQYVYTAGGYGFQILDISDSLNAEIVGSCPLSVYKDGVWGKAGCDRAFVANEINGLAVMDDGDISHPLIDTTLLGAGSALDLEVRGSRCYVADEGGGMKLLDVADPTTPHTLGELDTIGGAEGCYSVVATDSFAFMGWFNTPFFRVADISEPTRPAFVGSCDPFEFAQDIVLRDTLAFCAENYKFEVVNVARPRAPVVVGTCGLPDHTYEMDMKDTLAFVANGIAGLQIVNVARPDFPVIVGSIAFPNPAVGVAVRDSFAYVGANHLRVVNVARPSAPFIVDSVLLTVYGRTVAAADTMLYVGTCLGYAGDLRAFSIADPASPRLVGFYGTPIGVNRVVYATPYVYAACSDAGIVLVETTATGVLEPEAERWSEPAMGVEPNPARDFVKVRLSELPAGGISLHLFDVTGREVLDQAIREEVHGITLDLTDLRPGLYFVRVETRKGVRENKLVKM